The Fimbriimonas ginsengisoli Gsoil 348 genome window below encodes:
- the ligD gene encoding non-homologous end-joining DNA ligase, which produces MKRTYADKRNFAVTPEPTFATQVDDKGGPLTFVIQRHEASHLHFDFRLECDGALKSWAVPKGPSLDPTVKRAAIMVEDHPLDYADFEGRIPKGQYGGGEVILWDEGTYEPEGATGDRRRDEELVKRGLSEGKLSFTLYGSRLQGAFTLIRKGESENWLLIKRRDEFASTEDPTKIVSSVRTGRTAEDLRAGKRGQQMVRIPGAILAPIPPRLGVMVPKELPKPFTSELWTFEPKLDGIRALAIKDGPQVRIISRNGNEVSSRFPGVVSDLRALPHASFVLDGELVLLDQNGRPSFQSLMEAYHRGQAPADALHYYAFDLIYLDGYDLRRVSLSDRRAQLERVPLTRSLRLLETVDTDGEMLYDEAMRLGFEGIVGKRLDSKYREGAPSDDWVKIKGYHTEEFLICGFTMGFGSREHTFGALLLGRRDESGKLRFCGSVGGGLSEAQLIELKRLLEPLKVKNSPFDEPISTRGVPTFVRPELLAEVRFMSWTKDRRLRFPIFKRLRPDLQLGTAEPAPKPELATTGASESDAVLEALLEPGEELQLTIDGNPIRFTSLSKELWPGITKRDFVRYLASVSDIYLAHLRDRPVTFVRYPDGIGGEGFFQRHWEHRLPEFVETAKIFSQNNGKALDFVLCNNLASLLWFGQVAAIELHPWHSRVTTSPDAVGLGAQFDTLENLEESVLEYPDYLVCDLDPNIRSGLEKEGAEPELNEAGWRRTVEVAFGLKEMLDSLRLKSFVKTTGKTGLHVYLPLERHYDSTQVREVARTLGQHLMERMPGKITMEIRLNKRPNLVFFDANMNGRGKTLASAYSPRPVPGGRVSMPIAWEMLDQVHPDEFNIFTVPKLLATNGDEWHGILNARQLLAVGP; this is translated from the coding sequence ATGAAGCGGACCTACGCCGACAAGCGGAATTTCGCCGTCACCCCCGAACCGACCTTCGCGACGCAAGTCGACGATAAGGGAGGGCCGCTGACGTTCGTGATTCAACGTCATGAGGCATCGCACCTCCATTTCGACTTTCGACTCGAGTGCGATGGCGCGCTCAAGAGCTGGGCGGTTCCAAAGGGTCCCTCGCTCGACCCGACTGTCAAACGGGCAGCGATTATGGTGGAGGACCATCCGCTTGACTATGCCGACTTCGAAGGTCGGATCCCCAAAGGGCAATACGGAGGCGGAGAGGTAATCCTCTGGGACGAGGGGACCTACGAACCGGAGGGAGCGACCGGCGACCGGAGGCGGGACGAAGAGCTCGTGAAGCGGGGGCTTTCTGAGGGCAAGCTCTCATTCACTCTCTACGGATCCCGCCTTCAAGGCGCCTTCACCCTGATCCGAAAAGGGGAATCGGAAAACTGGCTGCTGATCAAGAGAAGGGACGAGTTCGCGAGCACGGAAGACCCGACCAAGATCGTCTCCTCCGTACGCACGGGCCGAACGGCGGAAGATCTTCGAGCAGGCAAACGCGGCCAACAGATGGTCCGAATCCCCGGCGCGATCCTCGCCCCGATCCCGCCTCGGTTGGGGGTCATGGTTCCCAAAGAGCTGCCCAAGCCGTTTACCAGCGAGCTTTGGACGTTTGAGCCAAAGCTCGACGGGATCCGGGCGCTCGCCATCAAAGACGGCCCGCAGGTCCGCATTATCAGCCGAAACGGAAACGAGGTGTCCTCCCGCTTCCCCGGCGTGGTGTCGGACCTGCGGGCCTTGCCTCATGCCTCCTTTGTGCTGGACGGCGAGTTGGTGCTGTTGGATCAGAACGGGCGGCCGTCGTTCCAGTCGCTCATGGAGGCGTACCACCGAGGGCAAGCACCAGCCGACGCGCTTCACTATTACGCTTTCGATTTGATCTACCTCGATGGATACGATTTACGGCGGGTCTCTCTCTCCGACCGTAGGGCGCAACTGGAGCGGGTTCCCTTGACCCGTTCCCTGCGCCTGCTGGAGACCGTGGATACCGACGGTGAGATGCTGTACGACGAGGCGATGCGCCTCGGGTTCGAGGGGATCGTCGGCAAGCGGCTCGACAGCAAGTACCGCGAGGGCGCCCCGAGCGACGACTGGGTGAAGATCAAGGGATACCACACCGAGGAATTCCTGATCTGTGGCTTCACCATGGGATTCGGATCCCGCGAGCACACTTTCGGGGCGCTTCTGCTCGGCCGCCGCGACGAGAGTGGAAAGTTACGGTTCTGCGGCAGCGTCGGGGGTGGACTGTCGGAGGCGCAGCTCATCGAGCTTAAGCGATTGCTAGAACCGCTGAAGGTGAAGAATTCGCCGTTCGACGAGCCGATTTCGACTCGGGGCGTCCCAACCTTCGTTCGCCCTGAGCTGCTGGCCGAGGTCCGGTTCATGTCCTGGACCAAGGATCGACGCCTTCGCTTCCCAATCTTTAAGCGGCTTCGCCCCGATTTACAGCTTGGAACTGCCGAGCCGGCACCCAAGCCGGAGCTGGCGACCACCGGAGCGAGCGAATCGGATGCCGTTCTCGAAGCGCTGCTCGAGCCCGGGGAAGAGCTGCAACTGACCATCGACGGGAACCCGATCCGGTTCACCAGTCTAAGTAAGGAGCTATGGCCGGGCATTACCAAGCGTGATTTCGTGCGCTACCTGGCCAGCGTCTCCGATATCTACTTGGCCCACCTGCGCGACCGTCCGGTCACGTTCGTCCGATATCCGGACGGCATCGGCGGAGAAGGCTTTTTCCAGCGCCATTGGGAGCACCGCCTGCCGGAGTTCGTGGAGACGGCAAAGATTTTCTCGCAGAACAACGGAAAAGCGCTCGACTTCGTGCTGTGCAACAACCTAGCCTCGTTACTGTGGTTCGGGCAGGTCGCCGCCATCGAGCTTCATCCGTGGCACTCTCGGGTTACGACATCTCCCGATGCGGTGGGATTGGGCGCGCAGTTCGACACCCTGGAAAACCTGGAGGAGTCAGTCCTCGAATATCCCGACTACCTGGTCTGCGACCTCGACCCTAACATCCGTTCCGGCCTGGAGAAGGAAGGGGCCGAGCCTGAGCTGAACGAGGCAGGCTGGCGGCGCACCGTCGAAGTGGCGTTCGGCCTCAAGGAGATGCTCGACTCGCTTCGCCTCAAGTCGTTCGTGAAGACGACAGGCAAGACCGGACTCCACGTCTACCTCCCGCTGGAGCGCCATTACGACTCCACTCAAGTCCGCGAAGTGGCCCGGACTCTGGGGCAACACCTCATGGAACGGATGCCGGGAAAGATCACGATGGAGATTCGGCTGAACAAGCGTCCGAATCTGGTCTTCTTCGACGCCAACATGAACGGCCGAGGAAAGACTCTAGCCTCCGCCTATTCCCCTCGCCCGGTTCCAGGCGGACGCGTCTCGATGCCGATTGCCTGGGAAATGCTGGACCAAGTCCACCCGGACGAGTTCAACATCTTCACGGTTCCGAAGCTATTGGCCACCAATGGCGACGAGTGGCACGGGATATTGAATGCTAGGCAGCTCTTGGCGGTCGGGCCGTAG
- a CDS encoding HD-GYP domain-containing protein: protein MESSATPTLAEILDALSRALDLTEGQPRGHSARTAMVALRIGQELRLTDHQLETLYYAALIKDSGCSANSRRIQSSFGGDELLTKQAIKFVDWSNPTNAIGFAVRFTEPDAPPLARLQKLLQMAGPPSRAMDAATSERCERGAEIARRLGFDDDVALAILDLDEHWDGHGAPRHLSGFQISIVGRILCLAQTLELFVAERGRAQGYTMLAERSGRWFDPDVVSAARAFEQDERFWASHADHRAGRPRPVSHPGSALVPTAKAIDDVCGAFADVVDAKSGYTAEHSSRVTEYAVAIAQRMGIGPQRISELRRAALLHDIGKLGVSNAILDKPGRLDAQEFESVKRHPRYTYEILSPIRGFGRITEIAAAHHERLDGRGYWRGLTAVDLDEEMRILAVADIYDALTAKRPYRDAMTPDDAIALMWREAGQSICPDCLAALEELKSLRPDRQELPSIQYPVPLVAIGGQ from the coding sequence ATGGAGTCTTCGGCAACACCGACGTTAGCAGAGATCCTCGATGCATTGAGCCGGGCTCTCGACCTTACCGAAGGCCAACCGCGAGGTCATTCCGCGCGAACGGCAATGGTCGCGCTTCGTATCGGGCAGGAGCTTCGGCTTACCGATCATCAGCTTGAGACGCTGTATTACGCGGCGTTGATCAAAGACTCCGGTTGCTCGGCCAACTCCCGACGGATCCAATCATCGTTCGGTGGAGACGAGCTTCTGACCAAGCAAGCGATCAAATTCGTCGACTGGTCGAATCCGACCAACGCGATCGGATTCGCGGTTAGATTTACTGAACCAGATGCGCCTCCGTTGGCCCGTCTTCAAAAGCTCTTGCAGATGGCAGGCCCTCCGAGCCGGGCAATGGATGCGGCGACGAGTGAGCGATGCGAGAGGGGAGCCGAAATCGCGCGACGGCTTGGCTTCGACGATGACGTCGCCCTTGCGATACTCGATCTCGATGAGCACTGGGACGGCCATGGAGCGCCTCGGCATCTCTCCGGATTCCAAATCTCTATCGTCGGCCGAATCCTCTGCCTCGCCCAAACGCTGGAGCTTTTCGTCGCCGAACGAGGGCGAGCCCAGGGATACACGATGCTCGCGGAACGCTCGGGGCGATGGTTCGACCCGGACGTCGTCAGTGCGGCGCGTGCCTTCGAGCAGGATGAGCGGTTCTGGGCGAGCCATGCCGACCATCGAGCCGGGCGGCCGCGCCCGGTAAGCCATCCTGGAAGCGCCCTCGTCCCGACGGCGAAGGCGATCGACGACGTCTGCGGGGCATTTGCCGACGTTGTGGACGCGAAGAGCGGATATACCGCCGAACACTCGTCTCGTGTCACTGAATATGCGGTGGCGATCGCCCAGCGAATGGGCATTGGCCCCCAGCGCATAAGCGAATTGCGAAGAGCCGCTTTGCTGCACGATATCGGGAAACTCGGGGTCTCTAACGCCATCCTCGACAAGCCGGGACGCCTTGACGCTCAGGAGTTTGAGAGCGTCAAACGCCACCCGCGTTACACGTACGAGATCCTTTCTCCGATCCGCGGATTCGGGCGGATAACGGAAATCGCCGCTGCCCACCACGAGCGGCTGGATGGTCGCGGCTACTGGCGAGGACTCACTGCCGTCGATCTTGACGAGGAGATGCGAATCCTTGCCGTGGCGGACATCTACGATGCACTTACCGCGAAACGCCCTTACCGCGATGCAATGACCCCCGACGATGCGATAGCGCTCATGTGGCGAGAGGCCGGGCAAAGTATCTGCCCGGACTGTCTGGCTGCACTGGAGGAGTTGAAGAGCCTACGGCCCGACCGCCAAGAGCTGCCTAGCATTCAATATCCCGTGCCACTCGTCGCCATTGGTGGCCAATAG
- a CDS encoding SulP family inorganic anion transporter translates to MKPARTELPRLVTCLQDYNLSKFLADLVAGLTVGLVALPLAMAFAISSGVLPQAGIYTAIIAGFIGSALGGSRYQITGPTGAFVVVVAGIVTKYGLDGLFVCTLMAGVFLMVLGLTGLGTAVKYIPRPVVIGFTNGIAVLIASTQIKDFFGLRVEKVPGDFLGRMSALIRGFPTLSPTATVTAATALLLIVLMMRYAKRIPGAIVALFLGTAIAWGLRLPLETIETRFGGIPAGLPKLVLPTFRPDLALTLLSPAITVTVLGAVESLLSAVVADRMSGDRHNSNTELFAQGVANFFSPLFGGLPATGAIARTATNIRSGAQTPVAGIVHAAVLLVVLLVAAPLAKHIPLCVLAAILFVVAYNMGEWREIPDILKLGRADVAVWLITFALTVFADLSVAVEAGILLAALLYIGRVTATTTVAEVTPEYVHDGIEHSLQSNPLPPGVAAFRIHGPFLFGATDKLSVIEAQIDTLPTVVLLRVRNMTAIDGTGLHALESLADRLHATGRTLVLCGMRDQPEKLMRRAEFDQHLGHANICPSLRAGIERARALLKEEEAVS, encoded by the coding sequence GTGAAGCCGGCCCGCACCGAGTTGCCGAGGCTCGTAACCTGCCTTCAGGATTACAATCTTTCCAAGTTCTTGGCGGACCTGGTGGCCGGCCTGACTGTCGGTCTCGTCGCCCTGCCGCTGGCGATGGCGTTCGCCATTTCGTCCGGCGTATTGCCCCAAGCAGGGATCTACACCGCAATCATCGCCGGATTCATCGGTTCGGCGCTCGGCGGATCGCGCTACCAAATCACCGGCCCCACCGGCGCCTTCGTGGTGGTGGTGGCGGGGATCGTGACGAAGTACGGCTTGGACGGCCTGTTCGTGTGCACCCTAATGGCGGGGGTGTTCCTTATGGTTCTGGGCCTCACCGGCCTTGGAACGGCGGTGAAGTACATCCCGCGGCCGGTAGTGATCGGTTTCACCAACGGTATCGCGGTGCTCATCGCGAGCACGCAGATCAAAGATTTCTTTGGCTTGAGGGTGGAAAAGGTCCCTGGCGACTTTCTGGGGCGAATGTCGGCACTGATCCGCGGATTCCCGACCCTGTCACCCACCGCGACCGTTACCGCCGCCACCGCCTTGCTTCTGATCGTTCTCATGATGCGCTACGCCAAGCGAATCCCCGGAGCGATCGTCGCCTTGTTCTTGGGCACCGCGATCGCTTGGGGACTCCGCCTACCGTTGGAGACGATCGAGACCCGCTTCGGCGGCATTCCCGCCGGGCTTCCCAAGCTGGTGCTGCCGACGTTTCGGCCCGACCTCGCGTTGACGCTTCTCTCGCCCGCCATCACCGTCACCGTTCTCGGGGCGGTCGAATCGCTTCTTTCCGCGGTAGTCGCCGATCGCATGTCGGGCGACCGGCACAATTCCAACACCGAGCTCTTTGCCCAGGGAGTGGCTAACTTTTTCTCTCCGCTTTTCGGCGGGTTACCGGCGACTGGGGCCATCGCTCGGACGGCGACGAATATTCGGTCCGGAGCTCAAACGCCGGTCGCCGGTATCGTTCACGCCGCCGTTTTGCTGGTCGTCCTGCTCGTCGCGGCTCCGCTGGCAAAGCACATCCCTCTCTGCGTCCTGGCCGCAATCTTGTTCGTGGTTGCCTACAACATGGGCGAGTGGCGCGAGATCCCGGACATTCTCAAGCTGGGAAGAGCGGACGTGGCGGTCTGGCTCATCACGTTCGCGCTGACCGTATTTGCCGATCTCTCGGTCGCGGTCGAAGCGGGAATCTTGCTTGCGGCACTGCTCTACATCGGCCGGGTGACGGCCACGACCACTGTCGCGGAGGTGACTCCCGAGTATGTTCACGATGGGATCGAGCATAGCCTTCAATCGAATCCGCTCCCTCCCGGCGTTGCGGCTTTTCGAATCCATGGTCCATTTCTCTTTGGAGCCACGGACAAGCTGTCGGTGATCGAAGCCCAGATCGACACGCTCCCTACGGTGGTGCTTTTGCGCGTCCGGAACATGACCGCGATCGACGGCACCGGACTCCACGCGCTGGAAAGCTTGGCCGACCGTTTGCACGCAACCGGCCGAACTCTCGTTCTGTGCGGAATGCGCGATCAACCGGAGAAGCTGATGAGGCGGGCCGAGTTCGACCAACACCTGGGTCACGCCAACATCTGCCCTTCGCTCCGCGCCGGCATCGAGCGGGCGCGAGCGCTTCTGAAGGAAGAGGAAGCGGTTTCTTAG
- a CDS encoding ArsR/SmtB family transcription factor: MPKRSQESLSEVAMPEALRRFKADVFSVLAHPTRIHIIESLRDGELSVGAIIERIGVEPANASQHLSILRSKRLVVNRKDGNQVFYSLRDPLLTEVLDSMRRYFQAHLEEALDILQEMEAS, from the coding sequence ATGCCGAAGCGCTCACAGGAATCATTGTCGGAAGTAGCGATGCCGGAGGCGCTTCGGCGTTTCAAAGCGGATGTTTTCTCCGTTCTGGCTCACCCGACTCGGATTCACATCATCGAGAGCCTTCGCGACGGCGAACTCTCCGTGGGCGCGATCATCGAGCGAATCGGAGTGGAGCCCGCGAATGCCTCCCAGCATCTGTCGATCCTGCGAAGCAAGCGTCTGGTCGTCAACCGAAAAGACGGCAACCAGGTTTTTTACTCGCTCCGAGACCCGCTCCTGACGGAGGTGCTGGACAGTATGCGCCGCTACTTCCAAGCTCACCTGGAGGAGGCGCTCGACATCCTTCAGGAGATGGAGGCCTCGTGA
- the queC gene encoding 7-cyano-7-deazaguanine synthase QueC codes for MRSVVLLSGGLDSATCLAIARGDGTEPYALTVLYGQRHLEEVEASKRVAAQLGAVEHKFVRVELDAIGGSALTDAIEVPKDRDESKMTDIPVTYVPARNTVMLSLALGYAEVVGAEAIYAGVNAVDYSGYPDCRPEYIAAFQTLARLATKAGVEGRPIEIRTPLIQLTKPQIIQRGLELGVDYALTHSCYDPADGRPCGHCDACLIRLKAFESLGMKDPAL; via the coding sequence ATGCGTTCCGTCGTTTTGCTGTCCGGGGGGCTGGATTCGGCTACTTGTTTGGCTATCGCTCGCGGCGACGGGACGGAGCCGTATGCGCTGACGGTTCTTTACGGGCAGCGACACCTTGAAGAGGTGGAGGCATCGAAGCGGGTAGCGGCACAACTCGGTGCGGTGGAGCATAAGTTCGTTCGGGTGGAGCTCGATGCGATCGGCGGGTCGGCGCTGACGGACGCGATCGAGGTGCCCAAGGACCGCGACGAGTCGAAGATGACCGATATTCCGGTCACGTACGTTCCGGCTCGGAACACGGTGATGCTCTCGCTGGCGCTCGGATATGCGGAAGTCGTTGGGGCGGAGGCAATTTACGCGGGGGTAAACGCGGTCGACTACTCGGGATATCCGGACTGCCGGCCGGAATACATCGCGGCCTTCCAAACCCTCGCCCGGCTGGCCACAAAAGCCGGGGTCGAAGGAAGACCGATCGAGATTCGAACCCCGTTGATTCAGCTCACGAAGCCCCAGATCATTCAGAGAGGTTTGGAGCTAGGCGTCGACTATGCCCTGACCCACTCTTGCTACGATCCCGCGGACGGGCGTCCGTGCGGACATTGCGACGCTTGTCTGATTCGGCTCAAGGCGTTTGAGAGCCTTGGGATGAAGGATCCGGCGCTTTAG
- a CDS encoding M55 family metallopeptidase: protein MRVYISADIEGITGLVSWSQCSRPDGKSFDYAFARRMMTHDVNAAIRGARAGGATEILLKDSHGNSKNLLLDQLEPGVRLISGHGSGTDGMMQGIDETFDCAFLVGYHAMAGTLGGVMEHTITGGVHRLWVNGYECGEMGLSAGVAGRYGVPIVMVSSDTAGCDEASRLLLGVETAVTKTGIGRYMANMLSPDDTGMLIEAAAKRGVARRKEIAPKIWSEPAHIRVEFNRAEEADMGAKLLSVPTRTNGYTLEGTYPTYQEAHRVVWNLMAMSAEGIGSQY from the coding sequence ATGCGCGTCTACATCTCCGCCGATATCGAAGGGATCACTGGCTTGGTGAGCTGGTCACAGTGCAGCCGGCCCGATGGCAAGTCGTTCGACTACGCGTTTGCGCGGCGGATGATGACCCACGACGTCAACGCGGCGATCCGAGGGGCACGGGCCGGTGGCGCGACGGAGATCCTCCTCAAGGACTCTCACGGCAACAGTAAGAACCTGCTTCTGGATCAGCTCGAGCCGGGAGTTCGCCTCATTAGTGGGCATGGTTCAGGCACCGATGGGATGATGCAAGGGATCGACGAGACGTTCGACTGCGCCTTTTTGGTCGGCTACCACGCCATGGCCGGAACATTGGGCGGGGTCATGGAACACACGATCACCGGCGGGGTGCACCGGCTCTGGGTGAACGGGTACGAGTGTGGGGAGATGGGACTTAGCGCGGGGGTTGCCGGGCGGTATGGAGTGCCGATCGTGATGGTCTCTTCCGATACCGCCGGCTGCGATGAAGCAAGCCGTCTTCTGCTAGGCGTCGAGACGGCGGTGACCAAGACCGGAATCGGCCGGTACATGGCAAATATGCTCTCCCCGGACGACACCGGCATGCTTATCGAGGCAGCGGCCAAGCGCGGAGTGGCGAGGCGCAAAGAGATCGCCCCGAAGATTTGGAGCGAGCCGGCCCACATCCGAGTGGAGTTCAACCGGGCCGAAGAAGCCGATATGGGCGCGAAGCTCCTGTCGGTACCCACGCGGACGAACGGCTATACGTTGGAAGGGACCTACCCCACGTATCAGGAAGCGCACCGCGTGGTGTGGAATCTCATGGCGATGTCGGCGGAGGGAATCGGCTCTCAGTATTAG
- a CDS encoding phage holin family protein: MSKLFLRWVLLAVSVYAASLVAQALHLGFRADVSSVEGGFKLLIGVAVLSFLNATLGRILRLLTLPLSCITLGLFSLVVNAVVLMIAASFNLGFRIEGSGFNAFIAAFVASIMISFISGVLGVFLPDDKDE, encoded by the coding sequence ATGAGCAAGCTCTTTCTGCGTTGGGTGCTTTTAGCGGTCTCGGTATATGCCGCATCTCTCGTTGCCCAAGCCCTTCACCTCGGCTTTCGGGCGGATGTCTCTTCGGTAGAAGGCGGCTTCAAGCTGTTGATCGGCGTCGCGGTGCTCTCGTTCTTGAACGCCACGCTCGGCCGGATCCTGCGGCTGCTCACGCTGCCGCTGAGCTGTATCACGCTCGGGCTCTTCTCTCTCGTCGTCAACGCAGTCGTTCTTATGATCGCCGCGTCGTTTAATCTTGGCTTTCGAATCGAAGGAAGCGGATTCAATGCCTTCATTGCCGCCTTCGTGGCAAGCATTATGATTTCGTTCATCAGCGGCGTTCTTGGAGTGTTCCTGCCAGACGACAAAGATGAGTAG
- a CDS encoding gluconeogenesis factor YvcK family protein translates to MIRRYRLRKLLAPTAGLQKAVGMFALGFFALLLGIGLSFRQILQPLIHSFSVRIHEGMARLVAADQVDTAEWLLGGAFLVMGSYLTYRGVRSAFNHVFDIINPNLPPGKMDVYFRRQQLANGPRIVSMGGGTGLSTLLRGFKHHSSNITAVVTVTDDGGSSGRLIQDKGMIPPGDIRNCLVALSDAEKAMTDLFQHRFRGDSGSLSGHAIGNLLIAALVDQANGDFEKAVQIASDVLAIRGRVLPATLDHVRLRAVLEDGTEVCGETRIVAAGRRIRQLHLDPVGSIAHPSAVDAIKTADIICIGPGSVYTSIIPNLLVPGIAEALRQARVPKIYICNVMTQKGESDDFTASEHVKAIVDNAGPGLFDMVLVNTGIPSESALDKYRASGSHTVEADIDRLRQMGLKVLQGNFMSETDVVRHDPMKVVARVLMLLN, encoded by the coding sequence ATGATCAGGAGATACCGTCTCCGAAAACTGCTCGCGCCGACCGCCGGACTTCAGAAGGCGGTCGGTATGTTTGCGCTGGGATTTTTTGCCCTGCTGCTCGGTATCGGCCTCAGCTTCCGGCAGATCCTGCAACCTCTAATTCACTCCTTCTCCGTCCGAATTCACGAAGGAATGGCCAGGTTGGTGGCGGCGGATCAGGTGGATACCGCCGAGTGGCTGCTCGGGGGCGCATTCCTCGTGATGGGGTCGTACCTAACCTACCGAGGGGTCCGGTCGGCCTTTAACCACGTCTTCGACATCATCAACCCGAATCTGCCGCCCGGCAAGATGGATGTCTATTTCCGGCGGCAGCAACTTGCGAACGGCCCCCGGATCGTGAGCATGGGAGGCGGCACCGGCCTCAGCACTCTCCTCCGCGGATTCAAGCACCACTCCTCTAACATCACGGCCGTGGTGACCGTCACCGACGACGGCGGCTCATCCGGACGGTTGATCCAGGACAAGGGGATGATCCCTCCGGGCGACATCCGGAACTGCCTGGTCGCCCTATCCGACGCGGAAAAAGCGATGACCGACCTTTTCCAGCACCGCTTCCGAGGCGACAGCGGCTCGCTGAGCGGGCACGCTATCGGCAACCTGCTCATCGCCGCATTGGTCGACCAGGCGAACGGAGATTTTGAAAAAGCGGTGCAGATCGCTTCGGACGTTCTCGCAATTCGAGGCCGCGTTCTTCCCGCCACCCTGGACCATGTCCGGCTGCGAGCGGTGCTCGAAGACGGAACGGAGGTATGCGGTGAAACGAGAATCGTCGCCGCCGGCCGTCGAATCCGGCAGCTTCACCTTGATCCGGTTGGGAGCATCGCCCATCCTTCCGCCGTCGACGCGATCAAGACCGCCGATATCATCTGCATCGGGCCCGGCAGCGTCTACACCAGCATCATTCCGAACCTCCTGGTTCCCGGCATCGCCGAAGCGCTCCGCCAAGCCCGCGTTCCGAAGATCTATATCTGTAACGTCATGACGCAGAAAGGGGAAAGCGACGATTTCACGGCGAGCGAGCACGTAAAAGCGATCGTCGATAACGCCGGGCCGGGTCTGTTCGACATGGTGCTGGTCAACACCGGCATACCGAGCGAATCGGCGTTGGATAAGTACCGCGCTTCCGGCTCGCACACCGTGGAGGCGGACATCGACCGTCTCCGGCAAATGGGCCTGAAAGTCTTGCAAGGCAACTTCATGAGCGAAACCGACGTGGTCCGCCACGACCCCATGAAAGTCGTCGCCCGCGTCCTGATGCTCCTGAACTAA
- a CDS encoding helix-turn-helix transcriptional regulator: MKERIHHGTQIHLERARDLIVARLDEPVSLAEAAREACLSPFHFHRLFVRTYGQTPHAFLTARRIDQAKRLLAEGDLTVTEICFSLGYESLGTFSTRFQRIVGCSPTQYRIGAARHFALSSLRPYRFIPTCFTRRHAPVVVSAPSR; encoded by the coding sequence ATGAAGGAACGGATCCATCACGGGACTCAGATCCACTTGGAGCGGGCGCGCGACCTCATCGTCGCCCGCTTAGACGAGCCCGTGAGTCTGGCCGAGGCGGCTCGAGAGGCTTGCCTATCTCCGTTCCACTTCCACCGCCTCTTCGTTCGAACGTACGGGCAAACGCCGCATGCATTCCTAACTGCCCGCCGGATCGACCAAGCCAAGCGTCTGCTCGCGGAAGGGGATTTGACGGTGACGGAGATCTGTTTTTCGCTCGGTTACGAGAGCCTCGGCACCTTCAGCACCCGCTTCCAACGCATCGTCGGCTGCTCGCCGACCCAGTACCGAATCGGCGCCGCCCGCCACTTTGCCCTTTCGTCGTTGCGACCCTACCGCTTTATTCCCACCTGCTTCACCCGGCGGCACGCTCCGGTCGTAGTATCGGCTCCCAGCCGGTAG